The Vitis vinifera cultivar Pinot Noir 40024 chromosome 3, ASM3070453v1 region aagaaactttCCACCGACTCTGCGACTTCAGAGAATCAAACAACTCCTCTTTTTCCTCCTAACTGTAAAATTATTGGAAGATCGTCATCATATCTGCCAATCCAACTGCTTTTCCAAGTCCAACCTTACCTTCACTGGACCTTCCATCGTCTCCTATATAAAGACAAGAGTATTGTCACACTGTATCAAAAGTAGTCTCTTCCTAATACACCCGGAAAATGGAACACCTTCACAGCCTTCATGAGAAAGCAAAACTGGAGAAAAGCAATGGCCAACTATCCCATTTGTTCTTCCCCTTCTTTAAAATCTATCAAGATGGTCGCGTTGAAAGATTTATGCACACCGATCACGTCCCACCCTCCGACGACCCCCTTACTGGCGTTAGGTCCAAAGATGTAATCATCTCGCCCGAAACCGGCGTCTCAGCGCGTCTCTTCATCCCAAAATTACCCAACCCCAATTGCAAACTCCCCCTCCTCATCTACATCCACGGCGGAGGCTTCTCCATACAATCCGCTTTCAGTACGAGCTACAACCACTATGTCAAATCTCTGGTCGCGGAGGCCAACGTCATCGCCCTCTCCGTCGATTACCGTCTTGCGCCGGAGCACCCGATTCCGGCCTGCTACGACGATTCATGGGCTGCCGTTCAGTGGGCGGCGTCGCACGCTAATGGGGATGGACCTGACACGTGGCTGAACAACCACGCGGATTTTAGCCGGGTTTTTTTCGCCGGGGACAGTGCCGGAGGGAACATATCGAACACACTGGCATTCCGGGTCGGGTCAAGCGGACTACCGGGTGTGAAGGTTGTTGGTGTGGTGTTGGTGCACCCTTATTTTGGGGGTACGGGTGATGATCAGATGTGGCTGTACATGTGTCCGAACCATGGCGGGCTGGAGGATCCGAGGCTGAAACCGGGTGCAGAGGATCTCGCTAGATTAGGGTGTGAGAGGGTGTTGATGTTCGTGGCGGAGAAAGATCATCTGAGGCCCGTTGCTTGGGATTACTATGAGAAGTTGAAGAAAAGTGAGTGGAAAGGGACGGTGGAGATTGTTGAGAACCATGGGGAGGAGCACGTGTTCCATCTGATGAATCCCAAGTGTGAGAATGCCGCGGTTCTGATGAAAAAGATTGTTTCCTTCCTCAACCAAGAGTAGACTTTTCCACTGCTTTCGAGGGGGAATGTTTGGACGCAGGgttaaataaacaataattaagAGTATGTCATGCGCTCTGTAAGGCTGCAAGCTGTATGCTTGTAAATTCCTAAATGTTGAAATAAATTcctgaataataaaaattgaaaataaatgcaTGTTCTTCCAAGTCTTTCatcaaaattaccaaaatttaaaataaataaaaaaatcttcattAACACGCAACGAATTTCTTCTTTTAGCCAAcaaatatacatacatacaagTACAACAATTTCTTCGGGCTGTTCTATAaacccaaaataaaaattaactttaatcctaaaatatatacaaatctCTTTTACCTTACAcatttctttgaattaaataagaaaaatatttatgatgGTCATAAATTCATTGTCATTATTATGTTCAATAGTGTTTTTACAATcactatttataattaaaaagtgtttttaataaaaataaaaaatcagatatttgataaaatttgtaaaaattatttatagcatttcttaaaaaaaatattttataaattattcagttaaaaacatttataaaaataatatttttataaaaaactcTTTGAA contains the following coding sequences:
- the LOC100265871 gene encoding probable carboxylesterase 5, which codes for MEHLHSLHEKAKLEKSNGQLSHLFFPFFKIYQDGRVERFMHTDHVPPSDDPLTGVRSKDVIISPETGVSARLFIPKLPNPNCKLPLLIYIHGGGFSIQSAFSTSYNHYVKSLVAEANVIALSVDYRLAPEHPIPACYDDSWAAVQWAASHANGDGPDTWLNNHADFSRVFFAGDSAGGNISNTLAFRVGSSGLPGVKVVGVVLVHPYFGGTGDDQMWLYMCPNHGGLEDPRLKPGAEDLARLGCERVLMFVAEKDHLRPVAWDYYEKLKKSEWKGTVEIVENHGEEHVFHLMNPKCENAAVLMKKIVSFLNQE